The following are encoded in a window of Roseivirga misakiensis genomic DNA:
- the dnaG gene encoding DNA primase codes for MKFRMAINDATIQDIKNRIDIVDVIGDFVSLKKVGGNYRALSPFTNEKTPSFYVSPSKEIFKCFSTGKGGDAISFVMEVEGINYIEALKYLAQKYGIEIQEEEMTDEQIAAQNERDSLFIVLNFANEYFKDILHNHEEGKSIGLSYFKERGFTESTIDKFDLGYTLDTWDGLLKAATAKGHTEAMLEKAGLILKPEANKVYDRFRGRVVFPIHNVAGKVIAFGARTLRKDKKQPKYINSPETEVYHKSNILYGLFQARKAIRNADTCFLVEGYTDVISMHQAGVENVVSSSGTSLTKEQIQLINRYTRNITVLYDGDSAGIKASFRGIDMILENDLDVRAVVFPEGEDPDSYSRSMSSEVFQQYLEDNAQDFITFKTNILTDGGKQVDPVKKVQIIREVIESISLIPDGIKRSVYIQSCASQLDIEEQVLISELNKILIQKQRKDRQAQNRNELQVETAEPVPTTPPKKEELKHTSYHVERECLRLLVNYGNEAYDDEMSVADFILQETESITFEDEMIEKTFNHAAEIVSRGDKLAPDQFIGPNDPAMSKLVIDLLEMKYFVSEGWEKRHRIGVVHESEDLPEAAYKMVLRLKKKKLEKLIGQTDESLKKPSSEQEQEELIKMYMHLKTLLMEVDAELGTVIPR; via the coding sequence TTGAAATTCAGAATGGCCATCAACGACGCTACCATACAAGACATTAAGAACCGCATCGATATCGTTGATGTAATAGGTGATTTTGTAAGCCTTAAAAAGGTTGGAGGTAACTATCGTGCACTAAGCCCATTTACGAACGAAAAAACACCTTCTTTCTACGTTTCTCCCTCTAAAGAAATCTTTAAATGCTTCTCTACTGGTAAAGGTGGCGATGCCATTTCTTTTGTAATGGAGGTTGAGGGTATCAACTATATTGAGGCGCTTAAATACTTGGCACAAAAGTATGGTATAGAGATTCAGGAAGAAGAAATGACTGATGAGCAGATTGCTGCTCAAAATGAGCGCGATAGTCTATTCATAGTCCTCAATTTTGCAAACGAGTACTTCAAAGATATTCTGCACAATCACGAAGAAGGTAAGTCAATTGGACTGAGCTACTTTAAAGAGCGAGGGTTTACCGAATCAACCATAGACAAGTTCGATTTAGGATACACGCTTGATACTTGGGATGGTTTGCTCAAAGCGGCCACTGCTAAAGGGCATACCGAAGCCATGCTCGAAAAGGCGGGTCTTATTCTAAAGCCAGAAGCCAATAAAGTCTATGATCGCTTTAGGGGTAGAGTTGTATTTCCGATTCATAATGTAGCGGGTAAGGTCATCGCATTTGGTGCTAGAACGCTGCGCAAGGATAAGAAACAGCCAAAATACATCAACTCGCCAGAAACGGAAGTTTACCACAAGAGTAATATCCTTTATGGCCTTTTTCAGGCAAGAAAAGCCATAAGAAACGCTGATACTTGCTTTTTAGTGGAAGGTTATACGGATGTTATTTCTATGCATCAGGCGGGAGTAGAAAACGTGGTCTCTTCCAGCGGTACTTCATTGACAAAGGAGCAAATCCAACTGATTAATCGCTATACGCGCAATATCACGGTGTTGTATGATGGTGACAGCGCAGGTATAAAGGCATCGTTTCGCGGGATCGATATGATTCTGGAGAATGATCTAGACGTTAGGGCAGTTGTTTTCCCGGAAGGAGAGGACCCTGATAGTTATTCCAGATCAATGAGTTCCGAGGTCTTTCAGCAATACTTGGAAGATAACGCGCAAGATTTTATCACTTTCAAAACCAACATTCTTACGGATGGTGGAAAACAGGTAGACCCTGTTAAGAAGGTCCAGATTATTCGTGAGGTTATTGAAAGCATATCCTTAATTCCAGATGGTATTAAGCGATCAGTTTATATACAGAGTTGTGCTAGTCAGCTTGATATTGAAGAACAAGTTTTAATTAGTGAGCTCAATAAAATTCTTATTCAAAAGCAGCGGAAAGATCGTCAAGCACAGAATAGGAATGAGCTGCAGGTAGAGACAGCTGAACCAGTACCTACTACACCGCCTAAAAAGGAGGAATTAAAGCATACTTCTTATCATGTTGAAAGGGAATGTCTCAGGTTACTTGTCAATTATGGAAATGAAGCCTATGACGATGAAATGTCGGTGGCGGACTTCATTCTTCAAGAAACCGAATCCATCACGTTCGAAGATGAAATGATCGAGAAGACTTTCAACCACGCTGCAGAGATTGTAAGTCGAGGAGATAAATTAGCCCCAGATCAATTTATAGGTCCTAACGACCCTGCCATGAGTAAACTTGTGATCGACCTACTGGAAATGAAGTATTTCGTGAGTGAAGGTTGGGAAAAAAGACACAGGATTGGCGTGGTACATGAGTCTGAAGACCTGCCAGAAGCTGCCTATAAAATGGTCTTGAGATTGAAGAAAAAGAAGCTGGAAAAGCTCATCGGTCAAACAGATGAGTCATTAAAAAAGCCTTCAAGCGAGCAAGAACAAGAAGAGTTGATAAAAATGTATATGCATTTAAAAACGCTTTTAATGGAGGTAGATGCTGAGCTCGGGACGGTAATTCCTCGTTGA
- the ribB gene encoding 3,4-dihydroxy-2-butanone-4-phosphate synthase: MSEEIQLDSIEDAIEAIKNGEVIIVVDDENRENEGDFICAAEKVTPEIINFMATHGRGLICASIMEDRCNELGLELMVRNNSAAYETPFTVSVDLIGHGCTTGISASDRSKTIQALINPETRPEELGKPGHIFPLRAKRGGVLRRTGHTEAAVDFARLAGLKTGGVLVEIMNEDGSMARLPDLKLVADRFNLKLVSIEDLISYRLENESLVEKDLGIELPTDYGDFHLQSYKQINTGEVHLAVVKGTWEPDEPILVRVHSSSTLGDIFGFKFDAGNPIKYAMQMIEDEGKGVVLYMNQNARGQRLLHEMKTLQQVGITDEPLNRKFGVKMDEKDYGVGAQILRDLGVSKLRLISNNPQKRVGIIGYGLEIVDYVPLKRDK, encoded by the coding sequence ATGTCTGAAGAAATTCAATTAGATTCAATAGAAGATGCCATTGAAGCCATTAAGAATGGAGAAGTTATCATTGTCGTAGACGATGAAAACAGAGAGAATGAGGGTGATTTTATTTGTGCAGCTGAAAAGGTAACACCAGAGATCATCAATTTCATGGCTACTCACGGTCGAGGGCTAATTTGTGCGTCTATTATGGAAGATAGATGTAACGAGCTCGGTCTTGAGCTAATGGTTAGGAATAACTCTGCTGCCTATGAAACACCATTTACTGTTTCTGTGGATTTGATTGGTCATGGTTGTACTACCGGTATTTCTGCCTCTGATAGATCCAAAACTATTCAAGCGTTAATCAACCCTGAAACGCGACCTGAGGAATTAGGTAAACCAGGACATATTTTTCCGTTGAGAGCTAAGCGTGGAGGCGTACTGAGAAGAACTGGGCATACTGAAGCTGCGGTCGACTTTGCGAGACTGGCTGGTCTTAAGACGGGTGGCGTACTGGTGGAAATCATGAATGAAGATGGTTCCATGGCACGGCTACCAGATTTAAAGTTAGTTGCCGATCGTTTTAACCTCAAACTCGTTTCGATCGAGGATTTAATCTCTTATAGATTAGAGAATGAAAGTTTAGTTGAAAAAGACCTAGGAATTGAATTACCAACAGATTACGGTGACTTTCATTTACAATCTTACAAGCAAATCAACACAGGAGAAGTACATTTAGCAGTAGTAAAGGGGACTTGGGAGCCCGATGAGCCTATTCTTGTAAGAGTCCACTCTTCTAGCACTCTTGGTGATATCTTCGGGTTTAAATTCGATGCCGGTAATCCAATAAAGTACGCGATGCAAATGATTGAAGATGAAGGCAAAGGTGTTGTCCTTTATATGAATCAAAACGCGCGTGGTCAACGACTTTTGCATGAGATGAAGACATTGCAGCAAGTGGGTATTACTGATGAGCCGCTCAACAGGAAATTCGGTGTCAAAATGGATGAGAAAGATTATGGTGTTGGGGCGCAGATTTTGAGAGATTTGGGCGTGTCTAAATTGAGATTAATCTCTAACAATCCGCAAAAACGTGTAGGGATCATTGGGTACGGTTTGGAGATCGTAGATTACGTACCGCTCAAAAGAGATAAATAG
- the surE gene encoding 5'/3'-nucleotidase SurE, which produces MSKPLILVSNDDGITSHGIRVLVEVMAEIGEVVVVAPDSPQSGMGHAITIGEPLRLYKTRLFKDLDVISYKCSGTPADCVKLAKHHVLKDRTPDLVVSGVNHGSNLAVSVLYSGTMSAAIEGAIEGFPAIGFSLSDFAQDADFSHTRDYIKHISQQVLEHGLGKGIALNVNFPPKQNEKIKGIKICRQANAHWEEEFDHRKDPYGRPYFWLAGNFVNNDKGEDSDVWAVDHNYVAVVPCQYDLTAHHAIARINEEWDF; this is translated from the coding sequence ATGTCCAAGCCACTAATTCTTGTATCAAACGACGACGGTATTACTTCTCACGGCATTCGAGTGCTGGTAGAAGTGATGGCTGAAATTGGAGAGGTCGTTGTTGTCGCACCCGATAGTCCACAATCTGGAATGGGACACGCCATTACGATCGGGGAACCTTTAAGGCTTTATAAAACAAGGCTATTCAAGGATTTGGATGTCATCTCTTACAAGTGCTCTGGAACTCCAGCAGACTGCGTCAAACTCGCCAAACACCATGTATTAAAAGATCGTACGCCCGATTTGGTGGTTAGTGGAGTTAATCATGGGAGTAACCTTGCCGTGAGTGTTTTATATTCAGGTACCATGTCTGCCGCAATAGAAGGTGCAATAGAAGGATTTCCAGCCATCGGTTTTTCTCTATCGGACTTTGCACAAGACGCTGATTTCTCGCATACGAGAGACTATATCAAACACATTTCTCAACAAGTTCTGGAACATGGTTTAGGAAAGGGGATTGCCCTAAATGTGAATTTTCCACCAAAACAGAATGAGAAAATAAAGGGTATCAAGATTTGCCGACAGGCAAACGCTCATTGGGAAGAAGAGTTTGATCACCGCAAAGATCCTTATGGCAGACCTTACTTTTGGTTAGCTGGAAACTTCGTCAATAATGATAAAGGGGAAGATTCTGATGTATGGGCAGTGGACCACAACTATGTAGCCGTGGTTCCATGCCAGTATGATCTTACCGCGCACCATGCCATCGCTCGTATAAATGAGGAATGGGATTTCTGA
- the yidD gene encoding membrane protein insertion efficiency factor YidD has protein sequence MKKVVKAIFIFPIRVYQYAISPLLGANCRFNPTCSAYTVEAIQEWGPLKGIWMGMKRFSKCHPWGGHGYDPVPKKGEEK, from the coding sequence ATGAAAAAAGTCGTAAAGGCTATATTCATTTTCCCTATTCGTGTTTATCAATACGCTATTTCGCCACTCCTAGGAGCAAATTGTCGCTTCAACCCAACTTGTTCGGCTTACACTGTAGAAGCCATTCAAGAATGGGGACCTCTAAAAGGAATTTGGATGGGTATGAAAAGGTTTAGTAAATGCCACCCCTGGGGTGGCCATGGTTATGACCCAGTGCCCAAAAAAGGGGAAGAGAAATAA
- the dcd gene encoding dCTP deaminase: MILSGKEIKREMGKGINIEPYNESQLNPNSYNLKLHNELMVYSNPVLDMKTPNPVEPLTIPEEGLLLETGKLYLGRTVEKTETSKFVPMLEGRSSIGRLGLFIHVTAGFGDVGFNGFWTLEIFCVQPIRIYAGVDICQIFYHTIEGDFDTYKNGKYQNNDGIQASMLYKDFK; the protein is encoded by the coding sequence ATGATCCTATCTGGAAAAGAAATTAAGCGTGAAATGGGAAAAGGCATCAATATTGAGCCTTATAACGAATCACAACTTAATCCGAATAGTTACAACCTAAAGCTACACAATGAGTTGATGGTTTATTCGAATCCAGTATTGGACATGAAGACTCCTAACCCAGTTGAGCCTTTGACCATACCCGAAGAAGGTCTCTTGCTGGAAACCGGCAAACTATATTTAGGCAGAACAGTAGAAAAAACTGAAACGTCCAAGTTTGTACCTATGCTTGAGGGAAGATCATCCATAGGTAGATTAGGGCTGTTTATTCATGTGACGGCAGGTTTTGGAGATGTTGGCTTTAACGGATTCTGGACACTGGAAATTTTCTGTGTACAACCGATCAGGATTTACGCAGGCGTAGATATTTGCCAGATATTTTACCATACCATTGAAGGTGATTTTGATACATACAAAAACGGTAAGTATCAGAACAACGATGGCATTCAAGCCAGTATGCTTTATAAAGATTTCAAATGA
- the cysS gene encoding cysteine--tRNA ligase, with protein MSLYKQYPINVQNTLTSQKELFTPLSEGKVGMYVCGPTVYSDVHLGNVRTFLSFDIVFRYLTFLGYKVRYVRNITDVGHLVGDADEGEDKIAKKARLDQLEPMEVVQKYTNGFHDVMQLFNILPPSIEPTATGHIVEQIAFIQQIIENGYGYEVDGSVYFDVKKYNEDHPYGELSGRNVEEMISNTRELAGQDQKKNSLDFALWKKAEGGHLMKWPSPWGEGFPGWHLECSAMSTKYLGQDFDIHGGGMDLKFPHHEAEIAQNKGCNNHGGAKYWIHGNMLTVNGRKMAKSEGNGFTPEELLTGNHKLLERGYSAMTVRFFMLMSHYASTLDFSNEALQAAEKGYKRLMASVSLIDKLAEPGTGAIDKAKSDALKGGVEKAMMDLSDDFNTAKAIASLFDVSSKINIFYQNPSELAQIDKTTFEEAIELFKGIISEVLGLQNENDDAQDGKVLKGVIEVLIELRKQAKFAKNYELSDKIRDDLKAVGVQIKDEKGGEMSFTID; from the coding sequence ATGAGTCTTTACAAACAGTATCCCATCAATGTTCAGAACACATTAACCAGTCAGAAAGAGTTGTTTACGCCACTTTCAGAAGGTAAAGTGGGCATGTACGTATGTGGGCCAACTGTTTATAGCGATGTACATTTAGGCAATGTTAGAACTTTCCTATCGTTCGACATTGTATTTCGCTACTTAACGTTTCTGGGCTATAAAGTGCGCTACGTAAGGAACATTACGGACGTAGGCCACTTAGTTGGCGACGCTGACGAAGGAGAGGATAAAATTGCGAAAAAAGCCAGGTTAGACCAGTTGGAGCCTATGGAAGTGGTACAAAAGTACACCAATGGTTTCCATGATGTGATGCAACTTTTCAACATCCTCCCTCCTTCAATTGAACCCACAGCGACGGGGCACATTGTAGAGCAAATTGCATTCATTCAACAAATTATTGAGAATGGTTATGGCTATGAAGTTGACGGTTCGGTTTACTTCGATGTCAAAAAATATAACGAGGATCATCCTTATGGCGAGCTTTCAGGTAGAAATGTAGAGGAAATGATCTCTAATACGCGTGAGTTAGCGGGACAGGATCAGAAGAAAAATTCCTTAGATTTTGCACTATGGAAAAAGGCCGAGGGTGGCCACTTAATGAAATGGCCTTCTCCGTGGGGCGAAGGTTTTCCTGGATGGCACTTAGAATGCTCTGCCATGAGTACCAAATACCTAGGCCAAGATTTCGATATCCACGGTGGTGGTATGGATTTAAAGTTCCCTCATCACGAAGCAGAAATTGCCCAAAACAAGGGCTGCAATAATCACGGCGGTGCGAAATACTGGATTCATGGTAATATGCTCACCGTTAATGGACGAAAAATGGCCAAAAGTGAGGGAAATGGCTTTACTCCAGAAGAACTATTAACGGGTAATCACAAATTATTAGAAAGAGGCTATAGCGCCATGACGGTTAGGTTCTTTATGCTCATGAGCCACTACGCAAGCACGCTAGACTTTTCAAACGAGGCACTTCAAGCAGCAGAAAAGGGTTATAAGAGATTAATGGCTAGCGTAAGTTTGATTGACAAACTGGCTGAGCCTGGAACTGGTGCTATCGATAAAGCTAAAAGTGACGCCTTAAAAGGAGGTGTCGAAAAAGCGATGATGGATTTGAGCGACGACTTCAATACCGCAAAAGCGATCGCTTCACTTTTCGATGTGAGTTCGAAAATCAATATTTTCTACCAAAACCCGTCGGAGTTAGCTCAAATCGATAAAACTACTTTCGAAGAAGCTATTGAGCTGTTTAAAGGTATAATTTCAGAAGTACTTGGGCTGCAAAATGAAAATGACGACGCTCAAGATGGCAAAGTTCTAAAGGGAGTGATTGAGGTACTTATTGAGTTGAGAAAACAAGCCAAGTTTGCTAAGAACTACGAGTTATCAGATAAAATCAGAGATGATTTAAAGGCCGTTGGCGTTCAAATAAAAGACGAAAAAGGAGGCGAAATGTCCTTCACAATAGACTAA
- the folE gene encoding GTP cyclohydrolase I FolE has product MSDKTNKTSEEVLRELEEMGDAHIMSSIATPLRSDAFDLSDDEKIEQIQGYFEKIMHTLGLDLTDDSLKGTPKRVAKLFVNDLFKGLNEKNKPSMSTFENKYQYAEMLVEKDITLYSNCEHHFLPIVGKAHVAYIPTDKVIGLSKINRIVDYFSRRPQVQERLAIQILNELKTALDTEDVAVYIDAEHMCVSSRGASDQSSSTVTVEYSGKFKEEQTKNEFLAYINNKLK; this is encoded by the coding sequence ATGAGTGATAAAACCAATAAAACGTCGGAAGAAGTTTTGAGAGAACTAGAAGAAATGGGCGATGCCCATATCATGAGTTCGATTGCAACACCCTTACGATCAGACGCTTTCGATCTTTCTGACGATGAAAAGATCGAGCAAATTCAAGGATACTTTGAAAAGATCATGCACACCTTAGGTTTAGACCTAACGGATGACAGTTTGAAAGGCACCCCAAAACGCGTAGCAAAACTGTTTGTTAACGACCTTTTTAAAGGCTTGAACGAGAAGAACAAACCCTCGATGTCGACTTTTGAAAATAAGTATCAGTACGCTGAAATGCTTGTCGAAAAAGACATTACACTTTACTCCAATTGTGAGCACCATTTCTTACCAATAGTTGGAAAGGCACACGTCGCTTACATTCCTACTGATAAAGTGATCGGCCTATCAAAGATTAACAGAATTGTAGACTACTTTTCAAGAAGACCTCAAGTCCAAGAAAGACTGGCTATTCAAATTTTGAACGAGTTGAAGACGGCCCTCGATACTGAAGATGTTGCGGTCTATATTGACGCTGAGCACATGTGTGTTAGCTCGAGAGGTGCATCGGACCAATCTTCTTCCACTGTAACAGTCGAGTACAGCGGCAAATTCAAAGAAGAACAAACAAAGAATGAATTTTTAGCCTACATCAATAACAAACTCAAATGA
- a CDS encoding lanthionine synthetase LanC family protein, translating into MKIRLSLLVLMAILLSCQPESPKHNNTNTALLTAALNAEAYLHENIIEESPNTLSWKMMPDSANSPIDVSLYSGVPGIVLFYLELYNATGNTDHLNKAEKGANYMLETMSAIKPNVNTVGLYTGIAGIGYMASEIYQVTKAPKYKEAIVNTVDMLANSATKTVHGVHWGMTSDIVYGAAGIGLYLNKVADEYNIKKADILSVLVANQLLEQSTVSEDGLRWKMSPGMDIHMDNFSHGTAGVAYYLAEMFERTGNEDYLVAAKAAGNWLAKSTNDEGLVAHHLPGGEDLYYLSWCHGPAGTTRLYYALYEITGENQWLDLINNAANGVIALEIDEKRTPGYWNNVGKCCGDSGVAEHYLWLYEITGNEDYLSFAKKLTQNILAAADNSEGILKWIHAENRRSPDEIAAQTGLMQGTAGIGLWLLQLNAFEEGKPSQIQLPDKPKAKRIEMTND; encoded by the coding sequence ATGAAAATTCGACTCAGTTTACTCGTTTTGATGGCAATACTTTTAAGTTGCCAACCCGAAAGCCCGAAGCATAACAACACTAATACAGCACTATTAACAGCAGCCCTTAACGCAGAGGCCTACCTACACGAAAACATCATTGAAGAATCACCAAATACGCTCTCTTGGAAAATGATGCCTGATAGCGCTAACTCCCCGATAGATGTTTCACTTTACTCTGGTGTTCCAGGTATCGTCCTTTTCTATCTTGAACTCTATAATGCCACTGGGAATACCGATCATTTAAATAAAGCGGAAAAAGGAGCCAATTATATGTTGGAAACTATGAGCGCCATCAAACCTAATGTCAACACAGTAGGGCTATACACTGGTATTGCAGGAATAGGCTATATGGCTTCCGAAATCTATCAAGTAACCAAAGCACCGAAGTACAAAGAAGCCATAGTGAATACGGTAGATATGTTAGCCAATTCAGCCACCAAAACAGTACATGGAGTGCACTGGGGCATGACTTCGGATATAGTTTATGGCGCTGCAGGCATTGGTCTGTACCTCAATAAAGTAGCCGATGAGTATAATATTAAAAAAGCCGATATCCTTTCCGTTCTAGTGGCAAATCAACTTTTGGAGCAATCAACGGTATCTGAAGACGGCCTTCGCTGGAAAATGAGTCCTGGTATGGATATTCATATGGACAATTTCTCTCATGGTACTGCAGGCGTAGCCTATTACTTGGCTGAAATGTTTGAAAGAACAGGAAATGAAGATTATCTGGTCGCTGCGAAAGCAGCAGGAAACTGGCTCGCTAAGTCTACCAATGACGAGGGGCTTGTTGCACATCATTTACCTGGAGGTGAAGACCTGTATTACCTAAGTTGGTGTCATGGGCCAGCCGGCACTACTCGATTATATTATGCACTTTATGAAATTACAGGAGAAAATCAGTGGCTCGACCTTATTAATAACGCTGCAAATGGTGTAATAGCACTAGAAATAGATGAGAAAAGGACGCCAGGTTATTGGAACAATGTCGGTAAATGCTGTGGTGATAGTGGTGTAGCGGAACATTATCTTTGGCTTTATGAAATCACAGGAAATGAAGATTACCTTTCATTTGCCAAGAAACTAACCCAGAATATACTTGCTGCTGCCGATAATTCAGAAGGCATTTTAAAGTGGATTCATGCCGAAAACAGAAGAAGCCCTGATGAAATTGCCGCCCAAACTGGATTGATGCAGGGAACCGCTGGTATCGGACTTTGGTTGTTACAACTAAACGCATTCGAAGAAGGAAAACCATCGCAAATTCAGTTACCAGACAAGCCCAAGGCTAAGCGTATAGAAATGACCAATGATTGA
- a CDS encoding cation:proton antiporter domain-containing protein, with translation MNAYNLIIALSCVIIFSHIFNFVSKRTKVPSVILLILLGVGIKLVMDFYEYSQDALIFSTLEVLGIVGLIMIVLEAAIDLELSKDKWPIIWKSFVVALLSLMVCAFSISFIINQVFQEDPIISLVYAIPLSIMSSAIVIPSVNGLFEDKKEFMIYESTFSDILGIMFFYFLIENVGTENTGTVVYSIIGNIVITIVVSIAISYALVLLFQRLVGDVKLFMLIAVLILLYAIGKQLHLSSLVIILVFGLLLNNTNLFFFGKIKSWVDSKMISGILKDLHLVTRESAFVVRTFFFVVFGTTIDFRALLNLEIVGVSLIIVAVFYLSRFLLLKAFFIKKSILPELFITPRGLITVLLFFSIPAHLTSDTFNSDIILITILATSIIMTWGLIRFSGTEPELAPEEVIADALEKDNQSSKEVSYFVSRMSDEAEEAADKEVLAEEEKHEEGDEEPEDQEPKS, from the coding sequence ATGAACGCTTACAACTTGATAATAGCATTGTCTTGTGTGATCATTTTTTCACACATTTTCAACTTTGTTTCCAAGCGAACTAAGGTACCGAGTGTTATTTTATTGATTCTGCTTGGTGTAGGAATCAAGTTGGTCATGGATTTTTATGAGTACAGTCAAGATGCATTGATATTCAGTACGTTAGAAGTCCTTGGTATAGTCGGTTTAATCATGATTGTACTTGAAGCCGCCATAGATTTGGAGCTCTCTAAGGACAAATGGCCTATTATATGGAAGTCGTTTGTGGTGGCTTTATTGTCGCTCATGGTCTGCGCTTTTTCTATCTCCTTTATTATAAATCAAGTCTTTCAAGAAGACCCCATTATATCCTTGGTTTATGCCATTCCGCTGTCCATTATGAGTAGCGCGATTGTGATTCCAAGCGTAAATGGCCTTTTCGAAGACAAAAAGGAATTCATGATTTACGAAAGCACGTTCTCCGATATTCTGGGGATTATGTTCTTTTATTTCTTGATAGAAAATGTGGGTACAGAGAATACGGGAACGGTGGTCTACAGTATTATCGGAAACATCGTTATCACAATCGTAGTGTCTATTGCGATTAGCTATGCTTTGGTATTGCTTTTTCAGCGACTCGTTGGCGATGTAAAGCTCTTTATGCTAATCGCTGTTTTGATTTTACTATATGCCATTGGTAAGCAATTGCACCTATCTTCATTGGTGATTATACTGGTATTCGGATTGCTTTTAAATAATACCAATCTGTTTTTCTTTGGAAAAATTAAATCGTGGGTAGACTCAAAAATGATCAGCGGTATTTTAAAGGATTTACACTTAGTTACACGTGAATCGGCCTTTGTAGTGCGGACATTTTTCTTTGTGGTCTTTGGTACTACGATCGATTTTAGGGCGCTTTTAAACCTAGAAATTGTAGGCGTAAGTTTGATCATTGTGGCGGTTTTCTATTTGTCAAGGTTCCTTTTACTAAAAGCTTTCTTTATCAAGAAATCCATACTTCCCGAACTATTTATTACTCCTAGGGGCTTAATTACAGTTTTATTGTTCTTTTCTATTCCTGCGCATTTAACCTCCGATACTTTTAATTCAGATATTATCTTGATAACGATTCTTGCCACAAGTATAATTATGACTTGGGGACTTATCCGCTTCAGTGGAACTGAGCCAGAGTTGGCTCCAGAAGAGGTCATTGCTGATGCTTTGGAAAAAGATAATCAGTCGAGTAAGGAGGTTTCTTATTTCGTATCACGAATGAGCGATGAGGCGGAAGAAGCTGCCGATAAGGAGGTGTTAGCCGAGGAAGAAAAGCATGAAGAAGGTGATGAGGAACCCGAAGATCAAGAGCCGAAAAGTTAG